In the Streptomyces sp. NBC_00525 genome, one interval contains:
- a CDS encoding alpha/beta hydrolase, with product MHDVHPIRSRRPGLSVGARIMAVVLLVAVGAVGAWLQRDSGGRSAPPRTEFAAGNPPAGLPTALTTGQHLRWSRCTSPPRARTGYDCAVMKAPLDYRKPTGKTIDVSLIRRKATGSSARRIGSLVLNFGGPGVSGVSGLPDHIRQYESLLDRYDLVSFDPRGVGATIPVRCGKTADDMGYEGADACAKHSGAILPYIGTSHTARDMELMRYLLGDKRLHYFGVSYGTALGAVYAHLFPSHVGRLVLEASVDPTKDLTEEQVSQVKAVQAAFDRFAEHCAARMRDCPTGDGPKEAARRMTRLADRLEKKSAPAAAGSSLDADNLAYAVSGFLDRGTDGWSPLAKALTALIDHNDGGPLSEGLDDGGAAEAADAPHDNGRTALTAITCADSSLRPDVERLAEDAARVEAASPVFGAAWSTGVYLCFEWPFDGERATLQVDAGGAAPVLVVGGTGDPTTPYAGARHMARDLGKGVGVLLTAEEEGHGTYPGNRCVVEAVDRYLRTGRTPAPGTVCEGSMS from the coding sequence TCCTCGTCGCGGTCGGTGCCGTCGGCGCCTGGCTCCAGCGCGACTCCGGCGGTCGGAGTGCGCCGCCTCGTACGGAGTTCGCCGCAGGCAATCCGCCCGCCGGTCTGCCCACCGCGCTCACCACCGGCCAGCATCTGCGCTGGTCCCGCTGCACCTCACCGCCCCGCGCGCGTACGGGATACGACTGCGCCGTGATGAAGGCTCCCCTCGACTACCGGAAGCCGACGGGCAAGACCATCGACGTGTCCCTGATACGTCGGAAGGCGACCGGGTCGAGCGCCCGGCGCATCGGCTCGCTCGTCCTCAACTTCGGTGGTCCCGGTGTGTCCGGCGTGAGTGGACTGCCCGATCACATCAGACAGTACGAGTCGCTTCTCGACCGCTACGACCTGGTCTCCTTCGATCCGCGCGGCGTCGGCGCGACCATTCCCGTGCGCTGCGGGAAGACCGCAGACGACATGGGCTATGAGGGGGCCGACGCCTGCGCGAAGCACTCGGGGGCGATCCTGCCGTACATCGGCACCTCGCACACCGCCCGCGATATGGAGCTGATGCGCTATCTCCTCGGCGACAAGCGGCTGCACTACTTCGGTGTGTCGTACGGGACGGCGCTCGGTGCCGTCTACGCCCATCTGTTTCCGTCGCACGTGGGACGACTAGTCCTGGAGGCGTCCGTCGATCCGACCAAGGACCTCACCGAGGAGCAGGTGTCGCAGGTCAAGGCGGTGCAGGCAGCCTTCGACAGGTTCGCTGAGCATTGCGCGGCCCGTATGCGCGACTGCCCGACCGGCGACGGACCGAAGGAGGCGGCGCGGCGCATGACGCGTCTGGCCGACCGCCTGGAGAAGAAGTCCGCCCCGGCGGCTGCCGGGAGCAGCCTCGACGCCGACAACCTCGCGTACGCCGTCAGCGGCTTCCTCGACCGCGGTACGGATGGCTGGTCGCCGCTCGCCAAGGCCCTCACCGCGCTGATCGACCACAATGACGGCGGCCCGCTGAGCGAAGGCCTGGACGACGGTGGCGCGGCCGAGGCCGCCGACGCGCCCCACGACAACGGCCGCACCGCCCTGACCGCGATCACCTGCGCGGATTCCAGCCTGCGGCCCGATGTCGAGCGCCTCGCCGAGGACGCGGCACGCGTCGAAGCCGCCTCGCCCGTCTTCGGCGCGGCCTGGTCCACCGGGGTGTACCTCTGTTTCGAGTGGCCCTTCGACGGCGAGCGCGCCACGCTCCAGGTGGACGCGGGCGGTGCGGCACCCGTCCTGGTGGTCGGCGGCACCGGTGATCCGACCACCCCGTACGCCGGAGCCCGCCATATGGCGCGGGACCTGGGCAAAGGCGTCGGCGTGCTCCTGACGGCCGAGGAGGAGGGACACGGTACGTATCCGGGGAACCGCTGCGTCGTCGAGGCGGTCGACCGGTATCTGCGGACGGGCCGCACCCCGGCTCCGGGGACGGTGTGTGAGGGGAGCATGTCCTGA